From the Pseudarthrobacter sp. MM222 genome, one window contains:
- a CDS encoding Cgl0159 family (beta/alpha)8-fold protein yields MSLHPASAKASVDDDPRRYAHLSTIRLEDPDAIGRAAKARRRHPGPKSGTQNFIVAADHPARGALAVGDHPVAMADRRQLLDRLQIALANPDVDGILASPDIMDDLLLLGALDGKLIFGSMNRGGLSGLVNELDDRFTGHTAAALEALGADGGKMLTRICLGDPDTVATLEATAKAIDSLAERKLIAMVEPFLSVWEQGKVRNDLSTNAVIKSVAIAEGLGSTSAYTWMKLPVVAEMERVMAATTMPTVLLGGDPDSSQDDVFASWEAALALPGVQGLTVGRTLLYPHDGDVAGAVATAASLLKRSAPRTLPTRTAEVSE; encoded by the coding sequence GTGAGCCTCCACCCCGCTTCCGCCAAGGCTTCAGTGGACGATGATCCCCGCCGCTACGCGCACCTGAGCACTATCCGGCTCGAAGACCCGGACGCGATCGGCCGAGCCGCGAAGGCACGCCGCCGCCACCCCGGCCCGAAGTCCGGAACCCAGAACTTCATTGTCGCCGCCGACCACCCGGCCCGCGGTGCCCTCGCGGTCGGTGACCACCCCGTGGCGATGGCGGACCGCCGCCAGCTCCTGGACCGTCTGCAGATCGCTCTCGCCAACCCGGACGTGGACGGCATCCTGGCATCTCCGGACATCATGGATGACCTGCTGCTGCTCGGGGCGCTCGACGGCAAGCTCATCTTCGGCTCGATGAACCGGGGCGGGCTCTCCGGCCTGGTCAACGAGCTCGACGACCGTTTCACCGGGCACACGGCAGCCGCCCTGGAAGCGCTGGGAGCCGACGGGGGCAAGATGCTCACGCGCATCTGCCTGGGCGACCCGGACACCGTGGCCACCCTCGAAGCCACGGCCAAGGCGATCGATTCCCTCGCCGAACGCAAGCTGATCGCCATGGTGGAGCCCTTCCTGTCTGTCTGGGAACAAGGCAAGGTCCGCAACGACCTCTCGACGAATGCAGTGATCAAGTCGGTTGCCATCGCCGAAGGACTCGGCTCCACCAGTGCGTACACCTGGATGAAGCTCCCCGTCGTCGCCGAGATGGAACGCGTTATGGCGGCCACCACCATGCCCACGGTGCTGCTCGGCGGGGATCCGGACAGCAGCCAGGACGACGTCTTTGCCAGCTGGGAGGCTGCCCTCGCGCTGCCCGGCGTCCAGGGGCTCACGGTCGGCCGGACCCTGCTCTACCCGCACGACGGCGACGTCGCCGGCGCGGTGGCGACCGCAGCATCGTTGCTGAAACGGTCCGCCCCGCGCACCCTGCCCACCCGCACCGCAGAAGTATCGGAGTAA
- the sucD gene encoding succinate--CoA ligase subunit alpha → MSIYLNKDSKVIVQGITGGEGTKHTALMLKAGTNVVGGVNARKAGTTVLHGDAEITVFGTVKEAMAETGADVSIVFVPPAFTKDAVVEAIEAGIGLVVVITEGVPVQDSAEFWALAQSKVDANGKQVTRIIGPNCPGIITPGEALVGITPANITGKGPIGLVSKSGTLTYQMMYELRDLGFSTAIGIGGDPVIGTTHIDALEAFEADPETKAIVMIGEIGGDAEERAADYIKAHVTKPVVGYVAGFTAPEGKTMGHAGAIVSGSAGTAQAKKEALEAAGVKVGKTPSETAKLLREVFATL, encoded by the coding sequence ATGTCTATTTATCTGAACAAGGACTCCAAGGTCATCGTCCAGGGCATCACCGGCGGCGAAGGCACCAAGCACACCGCCCTGATGCTGAAGGCCGGCACCAACGTTGTTGGCGGCGTCAACGCCCGTAAGGCCGGCACCACCGTCCTGCACGGCGACGCCGAGATCACCGTCTTCGGCACGGTCAAGGAAGCGATGGCCGAGACCGGCGCTGACGTGTCCATCGTCTTCGTCCCGCCGGCCTTCACCAAGGACGCCGTCGTCGAAGCCATCGAGGCCGGCATCGGCCTGGTCGTCGTCATCACCGAAGGCGTCCCGGTCCAGGATTCCGCCGAGTTCTGGGCACTTGCCCAGTCCAAGGTCGATGCCAACGGCAAGCAGGTCACCCGCATCATCGGACCGAACTGCCCCGGCATCATCACCCCAGGTGAAGCCCTCGTCGGCATCACCCCGGCCAACATCACGGGCAAGGGCCCCATCGGCCTCGTCTCCAAGTCGGGCACCTTGACCTACCAGATGATGTACGAACTGCGCGACCTTGGGTTCTCCACCGCTATCGGCATCGGCGGCGACCCGGTCATCGGCACCACCCACATCGATGCCCTCGAGGCGTTCGAAGCGGACCCGGAGACCAAGGCGATCGTCATGATCGGCGAAATCGGCGGCGACGCCGAGGAACGTGCCGCCGACTACATCAAGGCGCACGTCACCAAGCCGGTTGTCGGCTACGTGGCAGGCTTCACCGCTCCGGAAGGCAAGACCATGGGCCACGCAGGCGCCATCGTCTCGGGTTCCGCGGGTACCGCACAGGCCAAGAAGGAAGCCCTCGAGGCTGCCGGCGTCAAGGTCGGCAAGACGCCGTCCGAGACCGCCAAGCTCCTGCGCGAGGTCTTCGCGACCCTCTAG
- the sucC gene encoding ADP-forming succinate--CoA ligase subunit beta, producing MDLFEYQARDMFEAHGVPVLAGIVAHTPEEAKAAAEKIGGVTVVKAQVKAGGRGKAGGVKVAKTADEAFEHSTNILGMDIKGHTVHRVMIAQGADIAEEYYFSVLLDRANRNYLAMCSVEGGMEIEQLAVERPEALAKIAIDPAVGIDQAKADEIVAAAGFAEELRGKVAGVILKLWDVFKKEDATLVEVNPLVLTGAGDVVALDGKVSLDENADFRHPKHAHLEDKDAADPLEAKAKAQDLNYVKLDGEVGIIGNGAGLVMSTLDVVAYAGENHGNVKPANFLDIGGGASAEVMAAGLDVILGDPQVKSVFVNVFGGITACDAVAKGIVGALAELGSSANKPLVVRLDGNNVEEGRRILAEANHPLVTLAATMDEGADKAAELANAAK from the coding sequence GTGGACCTGTTTGAATATCAGGCGCGCGATATGTTCGAGGCGCACGGTGTACCCGTGCTTGCTGGCATCGTGGCGCACACCCCTGAAGAAGCAAAGGCAGCTGCCGAGAAAATCGGCGGCGTTACTGTCGTAAAGGCGCAGGTCAAGGCCGGAGGCCGCGGCAAAGCCGGCGGCGTCAAGGTCGCCAAGACCGCCGACGAGGCGTTTGAACACTCCACCAACATCCTCGGCATGGACATCAAGGGCCACACCGTCCACCGGGTCATGATTGCCCAGGGTGCGGACATCGCCGAGGAATACTACTTCTCGGTCCTGCTGGACCGGGCAAACCGCAACTATCTGGCCATGTGCTCGGTTGAAGGCGGCATGGAAATCGAGCAGCTCGCCGTTGAGCGGCCCGAAGCCCTTGCCAAGATCGCGATCGACCCGGCCGTCGGCATCGACCAGGCCAAGGCTGACGAAATCGTCGCCGCTGCAGGCTTCGCCGAGGAACTGCGCGGCAAGGTCGCCGGCGTCATCCTGAAGCTCTGGGACGTTTTCAAGAAGGAAGACGCCACCCTCGTGGAGGTCAACCCGCTGGTCCTGACCGGCGCGGGCGACGTCGTCGCGCTGGACGGCAAGGTCTCCCTCGACGAGAACGCCGACTTCCGCCACCCCAAGCACGCGCACCTTGAAGACAAGGACGCTGCTGACCCGCTCGAGGCCAAGGCCAAGGCGCAGGACCTCAACTACGTCAAGCTGGACGGCGAAGTCGGCATCATCGGTAACGGTGCCGGCCTGGTCATGTCCACGCTCGACGTCGTTGCTTACGCCGGCGAGAACCACGGCAACGTCAAGCCCGCCAACTTCCTGGACATCGGCGGTGGAGCTTCCGCCGAGGTCATGGCTGCAGGCCTCGACGTCATCCTGGGCGACCCGCAGGTCAAGTCCGTCTTCGTCAACGTCTTCGGCGGCATCACCGCCTGTGACGCCGTCGCCAAGGGCATCGTCGGTGCGCTGGCCGAGCTGGGCTCCTCCGCGAACAAGCCGCTGGTAGTCCGCCTCGACGGCAACAACGTTGAGGAAGGCCGCCGCATCCTGGCCGAGGCCAACCACCCGCTGGTTACCCTGGCCGCCACCATGGACGAGGGCGCCGACAAGGCTGCCGAGCTCGCCAACGCAGCGAAGTAA
- a CDS encoding SRPBCC family protein, producing the protein MTNALKVTVPEGLPFIDYEREFDFPVADVFRAHKEPELIAQWLGPRGLKMDIDHYDFRSGGSYKYTHTAPDGNAYGFSGVFHTVRENEFAIQTFEFDGYPDVVSIEFLTLEDLGGGRTRLTGHSVYPTIETRDGMAQSGMEGGMSEGYERLEELLGGTATGTPQSGKVTA; encoded by the coding sequence ATGACCAACGCCCTGAAAGTCACCGTCCCCGAGGGCCTGCCCTTCATCGATTACGAGCGGGAGTTCGACTTTCCCGTCGCCGACGTCTTCCGCGCCCACAAGGAGCCGGAGCTTATCGCTCAGTGGCTCGGCCCGCGTGGCCTCAAAATGGACATCGACCACTACGACTTCCGCAGCGGCGGCAGCTACAAGTACACCCACACGGCACCGGACGGCAACGCCTATGGTTTCAGCGGTGTCTTCCACACCGTGAGGGAAAACGAGTTTGCCATCCAGACCTTCGAGTTCGACGGCTACCCGGACGTTGTCAGCATCGAGTTCCTGACCCTGGAAGACCTCGGCGGCGGACGGACCCGGCTCACCGGCCACTCGGTCTATCCCACGATTGAAACCCGCGACGGCATGGCACAGTCCGGGATGGAAGGCGGCATGTCCGAAGGCTACGAGCGGCTCGAGGAACTCTTGGGCGGCACCGCCACCGGAACCCCACAGTCGGGGAAGGTAACCGCATGA
- the pcrA gene encoding DNA helicase PcrA translates to MLFDPFADGPFQAASRTATATKSSAETGTAAVGSGAGWMPNGSGSGSAGDPERPHLPGPDELLEGLNPQQEEAVKHAGGALLIVAGAGSGKTRVLSNRIAYLIATRRAHHGEILAITFTNKAAAEMRERIELLVGGRAKTMWISTFHSSCVRILRREAKNVGLNSNFSIYDSADSLRLITLVAKNLDLDPKRFAPKAIQHKISALKNELIDADSYASSANYNDPFEQAVAEVFKGYTQRLRQANAMDFDDLIAETVYMFRAFPALADSYRRRFRHVLVDEYQDTNHAQYALVREIVGEGPGAAELTVVGDSDQSIYAFRGADIRNIVEFEKDYPDARTIKLEQNYRSTQTILSAANSVISRNPNRPEKRLWTAEGDGEKIVGYVGENEHDEAQFIAKEIDRLQDEGNLRPGDVAIFYRTNAQSRSIEDVLVRVGLPYKVVGGTRFYERKEIKDALAYLRVLVNPDDDVNLRRILNEPKRGIGDRAEGAVASLAQRDRISFMAAARRAEEAPGMATRSVNAVLGFVKLLDDLAEVATGSGAAAALEAVLEQTGYLAGLRSSTDPQDESRVENLAELVAVVREYERDNPEGSLGAFLEQVSLVADADQIPDAPGGDAEDLAAAVAEAKRLGVVTLMTLHTAKGLEFPVVFLTGMEHGLFPHQRSATDPKELAEERRLAYVGLTRARKRLYLTRSEVRSMWGQSQYNPASQFIEEIPAELVEWKREGSTRQSGGWGNGASIGSSRYGGSFWGAGTARGAEASPSAGFNADVPAAIAKNRVQPQKEIVAVSVGDKVNHTSFGNGTVLAVEGAGDKTVAKVKFDIGEKRLLLRYAPLTKIDV, encoded by the coding sequence ATGTTGTTTGACCCTTTCGCCGACGGACCCTTCCAAGCTGCCTCCAGGACGGCGACGGCCACTAAATCCTCCGCCGAAACGGGCACGGCAGCCGTCGGTTCCGGCGCCGGCTGGATGCCCAACGGCTCCGGCAGCGGAAGCGCGGGGGACCCGGAGCGGCCCCATCTCCCCGGCCCAGACGAGCTCCTGGAAGGCCTGAACCCGCAGCAGGAAGAAGCGGTCAAGCACGCCGGCGGGGCCCTGCTCATCGTGGCCGGGGCGGGCTCGGGCAAGACTCGCGTCCTGAGTAACCGCATCGCCTACCTCATCGCCACCCGGCGCGCGCACCACGGCGAGATCCTCGCGATTACCTTCACCAACAAGGCCGCCGCCGAAATGCGGGAGCGCATCGAACTGCTGGTCGGCGGCCGTGCCAAGACGATGTGGATCTCCACCTTCCACTCATCCTGCGTCCGGATCCTGCGGCGCGAGGCCAAGAACGTCGGCCTGAACTCCAACTTCTCCATCTACGACTCGGCGGACTCGCTGCGGCTGATCACGCTTGTCGCCAAGAACTTGGACCTCGATCCCAAGCGGTTCGCGCCCAAGGCCATCCAGCACAAGATCTCCGCGCTCAAGAACGAGCTCATCGACGCCGACAGCTACGCTTCGAGCGCCAACTACAACGACCCCTTCGAACAGGCCGTCGCCGAGGTCTTCAAGGGCTACACCCAGCGCCTTCGCCAGGCCAACGCCATGGACTTCGATGACCTGATCGCCGAGACCGTCTACATGTTCCGGGCCTTCCCCGCGCTCGCCGACTCCTACCGGCGCCGCTTCCGGCACGTTCTGGTCGACGAATACCAGGACACCAACCACGCCCAGTACGCCCTGGTCCGCGAGATCGTCGGCGAGGGCCCCGGCGCGGCCGAACTGACCGTCGTCGGCGATTCCGATCAGTCCATCTACGCCTTCCGGGGTGCGGACATCCGCAACATCGTGGAGTTCGAAAAGGACTATCCGGACGCCCGGACCATCAAGCTGGAACAGAACTACCGCTCCACCCAGACCATCCTCAGCGCCGCGAACTCGGTGATCTCCCGCAACCCGAACCGCCCGGAGAAGAGGCTCTGGACGGCGGAGGGCGACGGCGAGAAGATCGTCGGTTACGTCGGCGAGAACGAGCACGATGAGGCCCAGTTCATCGCCAAGGAAATCGACCGGTTGCAGGACGAGGGCAATCTGCGCCCCGGCGACGTCGCGATCTTCTATCGCACCAACGCCCAGTCCCGCTCGATCGAGGACGTCCTGGTCCGCGTGGGGCTGCCCTACAAGGTGGTCGGCGGCACGCGCTTCTATGAGCGCAAGGAAATCAAGGACGCCCTCGCCTACCTGCGGGTGCTGGTCAACCCCGACGACGACGTCAACCTGCGCCGGATCCTGAACGAACCCAAGCGCGGCATCGGAGACCGTGCCGAAGGCGCCGTGGCCTCCCTCGCCCAGCGCGACCGGATCTCCTTCATGGCCGCCGCCCGCCGCGCCGAGGAAGCGCCCGGGATGGCGACCCGGTCCGTCAACGCCGTGCTCGGCTTCGTGAAACTGCTGGACGACCTTGCCGAGGTGGCCACCGGATCCGGGGCTGCTGCGGCGCTGGAAGCGGTGCTGGAACAGACCGGCTACCTCGCCGGGCTGCGCTCCAGCACCGACCCGCAGGACGAGTCGCGGGTGGAGAACCTCGCTGAGCTCGTCGCCGTCGTCCGTGAATACGAACGGGACAACCCGGAAGGATCGTTGGGCGCGTTCCTGGAGCAGGTCTCCCTCGTGGCCGACGCTGACCAGATCCCGGACGCCCCTGGCGGTGACGCCGAAGACCTGGCGGCCGCCGTCGCCGAGGCCAAGCGGCTCGGCGTCGTCACCCTGATGACCTTGCACACAGCCAAGGGCCTGGAGTTCCCGGTGGTGTTCCTGACCGGTATGGAGCATGGGCTGTTCCCGCACCAGCGCTCCGCCACCGACCCGAAGGAACTGGCGGAGGAGCGCCGGCTGGCCTACGTCGGCCTGACCCGGGCCCGGAAGCGCCTGTACCTGACCCGCTCCGAGGTGCGCAGCATGTGGGGCCAAAGCCAGTACAACCCGGCCAGCCAGTTCATTGAGGAGATCCCGGCCGAGCTCGTGGAGTGGAAGCGGGAAGGCTCCACCCGGCAGAGCGGCGGCTGGGGGAACGGCGCCTCCATCGGTTCGAGCCGTTACGGTGGATCGTTCTGGGGCGCCGGCACCGCCCGCGGCGCGGAGGCCAGCCCGTCCGCGGGCTTCAACGCCGACGTCCCGGCCGCGATCGCCAAGAACCGGGTGCAACCGCAGAAGGAAATTGTTGCCGTCAGCGTAGGGGACAAGGTCAACCACACGAGCTTCGGCAACGGGACCGTCCTGGCCGTCGAAGGTGCGGGCGACAAGACGGTGGCCAAGGTGAAGTTCGACATCGGCGAGAAGCGGCTGCTGCTGCGCTACGCGCCGCTGACCAAAATCGACGTGTAG
- a CDS encoding inositol monophosphatase family protein translates to MTELGKHRLGRHSTADLDPGLDDYELAEALVRGAGQLALLMRQGGLESRQKTSISDVVTAADHAAEAYVLEQLRRCRPDDGILGEEGASVAGTSGRTWVIDPVDGTYNFLHGSTYWCSAIALKDSTGVRLGAVFQPEEDKLWLGGTARAATLNGERLTSFGPRGADGPSRSDIPLAELGAATYIHPSWLADPMCAMPWHAAATSAAALRMFGSGSCDLSRVADGELGCWFQHSCPEWDWLPGKAIVLAAGGAAGVVRVNGLDWFMAGGVTAVRELRAALESGSVG, encoded by the coding sequence GTGACCGAACTAGGAAAACACCGGCTGGGCCGGCACAGTACGGCGGATCTCGACCCCGGACTCGATGACTATGAACTGGCGGAAGCCCTCGTGCGGGGAGCTGGGCAGCTGGCACTGCTGATGCGGCAGGGCGGGCTGGAAAGCCGGCAGAAGACGTCAATTTCGGATGTCGTCACTGCCGCAGACCATGCCGCCGAGGCCTACGTGTTGGAGCAGCTCCGACGCTGCCGCCCGGACGACGGCATCCTCGGCGAGGAGGGCGCCTCCGTGGCCGGCACAAGCGGCCGCACCTGGGTTATCGATCCGGTAGACGGAACCTACAACTTCCTGCACGGGTCGACGTACTGGTGTTCGGCGATCGCGTTGAAGGACTCCACCGGCGTACGGCTGGGCGCGGTCTTCCAGCCGGAGGAGGACAAGCTCTGGCTGGGCGGAACCGCCCGTGCCGCGACGCTCAATGGCGAACGACTGACCAGCTTCGGGCCCCGTGGAGCCGACGGTCCCAGCCGCTCGGACATTCCGCTCGCCGAACTCGGAGCCGCCACGTACATCCATCCCAGCTGGCTCGCGGATCCGATGTGCGCCATGCCGTGGCACGCCGCTGCAACATCCGCCGCGGCGCTGCGGATGTTCGGCTCGGGCTCGTGCGACCTGAGCCGCGTGGCCGACGGAGAGCTGGGCTGCTGGTTCCAGCACAGCTGCCCGGAATGGGACTGGCTTCCCGGGAAGGCGATCGTCCTCGCGGCCGGCGGCGCGGCCGGCGTCGTCCGGGTCAATGGGCTCGACTGGTTTATGGCGGGAGGGGTGACGGCGGTGCGGGAGCTCCGTGCCGCCCTCGAGTCTGGCTCCGTCGGCTAG
- a CDS encoding tautomerase family protein translates to MPLVRIDVNQGRSPEQLQELSRSIHDAILAEYGIPERDYFHVLTEHPQGQIFAQDAGLGFERTPDVVMIQIFTQAGRGQEAKQSLFAAIAENLATAGIAGEDVFIGYVENTAGDWSFGFGRAQYVTGELATPGR, encoded by the coding sequence GTGCCTCTCGTGCGAATAGACGTCAATCAGGGCCGGAGCCCCGAGCAGCTCCAGGAGCTAAGTCGAAGCATCCATGACGCCATCCTGGCCGAATACGGCATTCCGGAGCGGGACTATTTCCACGTTCTGACCGAGCATCCGCAGGGCCAGATCTTCGCCCAGGATGCCGGGCTCGGGTTCGAGCGGACGCCCGACGTCGTGATGATCCAGATCTTCACGCAGGCCGGCCGCGGCCAGGAGGCCAAACAGTCCTTATTCGCCGCGATCGCCGAGAATCTGGCAACCGCGGGGATTGCCGGCGAGGACGTATTCATCGGCTACGTCGAAAACACTGCGGGGGACTGGTCCTTCGGTTTCGGCCGGGCCCAGTACGTCACCGGTGAACTCGCCACGCCGGGGCGGTAG
- a CDS encoding ArsR/SmtB family transcription factor, translating to MLDSAFLALADPVRRRIIARLSRGPATVNELAEPFAITKQAVSKHIQVLEQAQLVTRSRDAQRRPVHLNPARLEALTAWIDQYRLIREGQFRSLDAVLQSNAAARGTPAKD from the coding sequence ATGCTCGACTCGGCCTTCCTGGCCCTCGCCGACCCCGTCCGTCGCCGCATCATCGCCCGGCTCAGCCGGGGTCCGGCCACCGTGAACGAACTGGCGGAACCTTTCGCGATCACCAAGCAGGCGGTCTCGAAACACATCCAGGTCCTCGAGCAGGCGCAACTCGTCACGCGCAGCCGTGACGCCCAACGCCGGCCCGTCCACCTGAACCCCGCACGGCTGGAGGCGCTCACCGCATGGATCGACCAGTACCGGCTGATCCGCGAGGGGCAGTTCCGCAGCCTCGACGCCGTGCTCCAATCCAACGCCGCGGCACGCGGCACACCGGCAAAGGACTGA
- the iolC gene encoding 5-dehydro-2-deoxygluconokinase has protein sequence MTHELLTIGRISVDIYPNDIGVDLEDVTSFGKYLGGSPSNVAVAAARHGRRAGVITRTGDDAFGTYLHRELRKFKVDDSFVTPVKEWPTAVTFCAIKPPEDFPLYFYGRFPTAPDLQIKAEELDLAAIGNTGIFWSTVTGLCQEPSRAAHLAAHEARPRTGLKPGQYTILDLDYRPMFWASEAEAREQVARILPHVTVAIGNDKECAVAVGEGTPDEQADRLLAAGVEIAVVKLGPEGVMAKTRTERVVSAPVPVETLNGLGAGDSFGGAFCHGLLSGWPLAQVLDFANAAGALVASRLSCADAMPTPDEVTALLAERGRPVPVTYATEGASL, from the coding sequence GTGACCCACGAACTGCTCACGATCGGGCGCATCAGCGTTGATATCTACCCGAATGACATCGGGGTGGATCTGGAGGACGTCACGTCCTTCGGAAAGTACCTGGGCGGTTCCCCGTCCAACGTGGCCGTGGCCGCGGCCCGCCACGGCCGGCGCGCCGGTGTCATCACCCGCACCGGCGACGACGCCTTCGGCACGTATCTGCACCGCGAGCTGCGCAAGTTCAAGGTGGACGATTCCTTCGTCACCCCCGTCAAGGAATGGCCCACAGCGGTCACGTTCTGCGCGATCAAGCCGCCGGAGGACTTCCCGCTCTACTTCTACGGACGGTTCCCCACGGCACCGGACCTACAGATCAAGGCCGAGGAACTCGACCTCGCCGCCATCGGGAACACCGGCATCTTCTGGTCCACCGTGACCGGCCTCTGCCAGGAACCGAGCCGCGCGGCGCACCTCGCGGCCCACGAGGCCCGCCCCCGCACCGGGCTGAAGCCTGGCCAGTACACCATCCTGGACCTCGACTACCGGCCGATGTTCTGGGCCTCTGAAGCCGAAGCCCGGGAGCAGGTCGCCAGGATCCTCCCGCACGTCACCGTGGCGATCGGCAATGACAAGGAGTGCGCCGTCGCCGTCGGCGAGGGCACCCCGGACGAGCAGGCTGACCGGCTGCTCGCAGCCGGCGTCGAAATCGCCGTCGTGAAACTCGGCCCCGAAGGCGTGATGGCGAAAACCCGCACTGAACGTGTTGTCTCCGCTCCGGTCCCGGTCGAAACCCTCAACGGCCTCGGCGCCGGCGACTCCTTCGGCGGGGCCTTCTGCCACGGGCTGCTTTCCGGCTGGCCGCTCGCGCAGGTCCTCGACTTCGCCAACGCCGCCGGAGCCCTCGTCGCCTCCCGGCTGTCCTGTGCCGATGCCATGCCGACGCCGGACGAAGTTACCGCGCTCCTCGCTGAACGCGGCCGCCCCGTACCGGTCACCTACGCCACCGAAGGAGCAAGCCTGTGA
- a CDS encoding putative bifunctional diguanylate cyclase/phosphodiesterase gives MNTDPPDPRLHALVEGIVRIASGDLSTRIPHSGARDDVAAVIAGINLMADDLQTIYQELEQRVESRTAMLRDAQVELERMALTDPLTQLANRTALNSVLSHALAETSRGEMPPALLILDLDSFKGINDTLGHSAGDDVLRVIARRLQDSVRETDTVARLGGDEFAVMLPKSTLVRARRVANRILKALSESLDVGDLRITCGTSIGLRVAEPGQSVDDLVMEADTAMYAAKAQPNGSIKVFEPALLYARRLQSVMITEMREAILQDQLTLHYQPVVELASGRIEGVEALVRWNHPSRGLLMPDQFIPLAEETGMIVDLGHWVLRNAVRQLRDWQRELKLDPSFNVRVNISTTELQNLDLIEHVRDILRETGVDAANLIVELTESMAVNGGDVDKYSLSGLRRLGVQLEIDDFGTGYSSISYLRKLPVNVVKIDRSLIEGLGADEQQGNFVEAVLHLIHACGLKAVAEGIETAEQAAELVRLGCASGQGYYFGRPAPAAKLAEMIGQGD, from the coding sequence GTGAACACTGATCCTCCGGACCCCAGACTGCACGCCCTTGTAGAGGGCATAGTCCGGATTGCCAGCGGTGACCTGAGCACCAGGATCCCGCACTCCGGTGCACGGGACGACGTGGCTGCCGTCATTGCCGGTATCAACCTCATGGCGGACGACCTGCAGACCATCTACCAAGAGCTCGAACAGCGCGTTGAGAGCCGCACGGCGATGTTGCGTGATGCCCAGGTTGAGCTCGAGCGGATGGCACTCACGGACCCGTTGACGCAGCTGGCCAACCGCACTGCCCTCAACTCCGTGTTGAGCCATGCCCTGGCAGAGACCTCGCGGGGCGAGATGCCCCCGGCGCTGCTGATCCTCGACCTGGACTCGTTCAAGGGCATCAACGACACGCTGGGACACAGCGCGGGCGACGACGTCCTCCGGGTGATCGCCCGGAGGCTGCAGGACTCCGTACGCGAGACGGATACCGTCGCGCGCCTTGGCGGCGACGAGTTCGCCGTCATGCTGCCCAAATCGACCCTCGTGCGGGCGCGGCGGGTGGCCAACAGAATCCTCAAGGCCCTTAGTGAGAGCCTCGACGTCGGGGACTTGCGAATCACCTGCGGCACGAGCATCGGACTGCGGGTTGCGGAGCCCGGGCAGTCGGTCGATGACCTGGTCATGGAAGCCGATACCGCCATGTATGCGGCCAAGGCCCAGCCGAACGGCAGCATCAAGGTGTTCGAACCCGCCCTGCTGTACGCGCGCCGGCTCCAGAGCGTCATGATCACTGAGATGCGCGAAGCAATCCTCCAGGACCAGCTCACCCTGCATTACCAGCCGGTGGTGGAGCTCGCCAGCGGCCGGATCGAAGGTGTAGAGGCGCTTGTGCGCTGGAACCACCCGAGCCGGGGACTGCTCATGCCCGACCAGTTCATTCCGCTGGCCGAAGAGACCGGCATGATCGTGGATCTTGGCCACTGGGTCCTTCGGAATGCCGTGCGTCAGCTGCGGGACTGGCAGCGGGAGTTGAAATTGGATCCCAGTTTCAACGTCCGAGTCAACATCTCGACCACTGAACTGCAAAACCTCGACCTGATCGAACACGTCCGCGACATCCTCCGTGAAACCGGCGTTGACGCGGCGAATCTCATCGTCGAACTGACGGAGTCGATGGCTGTCAACGGCGGCGACGTGGACAAATACTCCCTGAGTGGGCTGCGCCGGCTCGGCGTCCAGCTGGAAATCGACGACTTCGGCACCGGCTACTCCTCCATCAGCTACCTCCGCAAGCTGCCCGTCAACGTCGTCAAGATCGACCGCAGTCTGATTGAAGGGCTGGGCGCCGACGAGCAACAGGGGAACTTCGTCGAAGCAGTCCTGCACCTTATCCACGCCTGCGGCCTCAAGGCCGTCGCCGAAGGCATCGAGACGGCGGAACAAGCCGCAGAGCTGGTGCGGCTAGGCTGTGCCAGCGGCCAGGGCTACTACTTTGGCCGGCCCGCGCCTGCCGCCAAACTCGCCGAGATGATCGGCCAAGGGGACTAG
- a CDS encoding SRPBCC family protein has product MSNALKLVAPEKVPFVDSEREFDFPAAAVFRAHTDPEVFRQWIGPRELATRLDGFDCRPGGTYRFVQEGNDGRQHAFRGVFHTVRENEFVLQTFEYEGYPDIVTLEFATFEDLPGGRSKLTGRSVYPSVEARARYLADGMEAGIASGYKQLDELLGRQHRQ; this is encoded by the coding sequence ATGAGCAATGCGCTGAAGCTCGTGGCCCCGGAAAAGGTGCCGTTCGTGGACTCCGAACGGGAGTTTGATTTCCCGGCGGCAGCGGTCTTCCGTGCACACACCGATCCGGAGGTGTTTCGGCAGTGGATCGGACCGCGGGAGCTGGCCACGCGATTGGACGGATTCGACTGCCGGCCTGGCGGAACCTACCGCTTCGTGCAGGAGGGCAACGACGGTCGCCAGCACGCGTTCCGCGGGGTCTTCCACACAGTTCGCGAGAACGAGTTCGTGCTGCAGACCTTCGAGTACGAGGGCTACCCGGATATCGTCACGCTGGAATTCGCGACGTTCGAGGATTTGCCGGGCGGGCGTTCAAAACTCACCGGCAGGTCCGTCTACCCCAGCGTCGAGGCCCGCGCGAGGTACCTCGCCGACGGCATGGAGGCCGGTATAGCTTCCGGCTACAAACAACTGGACGAGCTTCTCGGCCGGCAGCACCGGCAGTAG